In Nymphaea colorata isolate Beijing-Zhang1983 chromosome 3, ASM883128v2, whole genome shotgun sequence, a genomic segment contains:
- the LOC116250787 gene encoding strigolactone esterase D14: MRRRRRGKKYSEQKQNHSSQSQSPLPLFLSSVFFVFPHLEPWIDREMGRTSLLEVLNVRVVGTGDRFLVLSHGFGTDQSAWQKVLPYLVRDFRVVLYDLVCAGSVNPDNFDFARYSSLDPYVDDLLDVLAALRIERCAFVGHSISAMIGCLASIRRPELFTKLVLLGASPRFLNDKDYHGGFERNEIEKVFSAMESNYEAWVSGYAPLAVGADVPVAVREFSRTLFNMRPDISLFVCQTVFFSDFRPILGLVKVPCCIIQGIKDMSVPLSVAHYMKAHLGGKATVEILQAEGHLPHLSAPQMLVPVLRRALAR; this comes from the exons atgcgaagaagaagaagggggaaGAAATATtcagaacaaaaacaaaatcactccTCTCAGTCTCAatcccctcttcctctcttcttatCTTCCGTCTTCTTCGTTTTCCCCCATTTGGAACCTTGGATCGATCGAGAGATGGGGAGGACATCGCTGCTGGAGGTTCTGAACGTGAGGGTGGTGGGGACGGGGGACCGGTTCCTGGTGCTGTCTCACGGGTTCGGGACGGACCAGTCGGCGTGGCAGAAGGTGCTGCCGTACCTGGTGAGGGACTTCCGGGTGGTCCTCTACGACCTGGTCTGCGCCGGCAGCGTCAACCCGGACAACTTCGACTTCGCCCGGTACTCCTCCCTCGACCCCTACGTCGACGACCTGCTCGACGTCCTCGCCGCCCTCCGCATCGAACGCTGCGCCTTCGTCGGCCACTCCATCTCCGCCATGATCGGCTGCCTCGCCTCCATCCGCCGCCCCGAGCTCTTCACCAAGCTCGTCCTCCTCGGCGCCTCCCCCAG GTTCCTGAACGACAAGGACTACCACGGTGGGTTCGAGCGCAACGAGATAGAGAAGGTGTTCAGCGCGATGGAGTCGAACTACGAGGCGTGGGTGTCCGGGTACGCGCCGCTGGCGGTGGGCGCCGACGTACCCGTCGCGGTCCGCGAGTTCAGCCGGACCCTCTTCAACATGAGGCCGGACATCTCGCTGTTCGTGTGCCAGACGGTCTTCTTCAGCGACTTCCGGCCCATCCTGGGCCTGGTCAAGGTGCCGTGCTGCATCATCCAGGGGATCAAGGACATGTCCGTCCCGCTCTCCGTCGCCCACTACATGAAGGCCCACCTGGGCGGCAAGGCCACGGTCGAGATCCTGCAAGCCGAGGGCCACCTGCCGCACCTCAGCGCTCCCCAGATGCTGGTCCCGGTCCTGCGCCGCGCCCTGGCTCGCTAG
- the LOC116251187 gene encoding uncharacterized protein LOC116251187, giving the protein MIMSSEGIGFAAVVALSGSIFYVVLKAHQQLVSDFKNQIRRELGRKERSRMKRVAFADEVLEPSSNNRAYRKSRPEMSCRRRLPAISEEEYGDGVPADMPLNRVALYKGIKEDRLRRGPLHLTRPRLYRDSAS; this is encoded by the exons ATGATCATGAGCTCTGAAGGCATCGGCTTCGCGGCTGTAGTTGCTCTTTCCGGCAGCATCTTCTACGTCGTCCTGAAGGCACACCAGCAACTCGTCTCCGACTTCAAGAACCAGATACGACGCGAATTAG GACGGAAAGAACGGTCGAGGATGAAGAGAGTGGCATTCGCGGACGAGGTCCTCGAGCCTTCTTCGAATAACCGGGCGTATAGGAAGAGCCGGCCCGAGATGAGTTGCCGGCGGCGGCTTCCTGCAATCAGCGAAGAAGAGTACGGCGACGGTGTTCCGGCAGATATGCCCCTCAATAGGGTGGCATTGTACAAAGGGATCAAGGAGGACCGCCTCAGGAGGGGACCTTTGCATTTGACGCGTCCACGTCTCTATCGTGATTCTGCTTCCTGA
- the LOC116250225 gene encoding pentatricopeptide repeat-containing protein At5g61370, mitochondrial, translated as MLKPTRIHLVRQLSQSFSQLVSFCTSLGIEKVCQIVSGVGSLEDLEASLNQSGVQVTKDQVTQVVYSCKDQVHPRRLLRFFMWSRQKSSSDLGDVEFNFLIRIFAEKGDLTAIEILLHDLKKERRKMDVETWGCLVDTLVRFGKEDDAVGLFKNIESLNCPRDKGSFTKLVHALCQQGHAKKAEQVVWRSKNMFGMGPTIYTCLVHGWCLNGNVKEAKRVLNEMRNESIAPGILIYNDLLRCICEKNVKCNPSALVQDANDLMMEMRSSGVFPSSVSFNILLSCLSRVRRVKEACHILLSMKSLGCAPDWMTYFLVVRLLYLTGRIVRGNRIVDEMFNDGLVPSLRFYHDLIGVLCGVDQVGHALAMFARMKRNCPQECGPMYDLLIEKLCRSGEFEKGKQLWDEAVEAGFILQCSANLLNPMRTRVFKPIRKLTKMELEECRSVLNAITKEDEIATRKKRKKQRKGSRLRR; from the coding sequence ATGCTGAAACCAACGCGTATCCATCTTGTAAGACAACTTTCGCAATCCTTCTCCCAGTTAGTATCCTTTTGCACTTCATTAGGCATTGAGAAAGTCTGTCAAATTGTATCTGGTGTTGGGAGTCTTGAAGATCTAGAAGCAAGTCTCAACCAATCTGGAGTCCAAGTCACAAAAGACCAAGTTACCCAGGTGGTATATTCATGCAAAGACCAAGTTCATCCCAGAAGACTTCTTAGATTTTTCATGTGGTCTAGACAAAAAAGTTCTTCTGACTTGGGTGATGTTGAATTCAATTTCCTGATTCGTATATTTGCTGAGAAGGGGGACCTCACAGCCATAGAGATTTTGTTGCATGATCTaaagaaggagagaagaaagaTGGATGTGGAAACTTGGGGCTGTTTGGTTGACACCCTTGTGAGGTTTGGCAAAGAGGATGATGCTGTAGGTCTTTTCAAGAACATTGAGAGTCTAAACTGTCCGAGGGACAAGGGCAGCTTCaccaagttggtccatgctctgTGCCAGCAGGGTCATGCTAAGAAGGCTGAAcaagttgtttggagaagcaagaataTGTTTGGGATGGGACCTACTATATACACATGCTTGGTTCATGGATGGTGTCTAAATGGCAATGTGAAGGAGGCAAAAAGGGTGCTCAATGAGATGAGAAATGAAAGCATTGCTCCAGGTATATTGATCTACAATGACTTGCTTAGATGCATATGTGAAAAGAACGTCAAGTGCAATCCATCTGCATTGGTTCAAGACGCAAATGATTTGATGATGGAAATGCGATCTTCTGGTGTTTTTCCAAGTTCAGTTAGCTTTAATATATTGCTTTCATGTCTGAGTCGAGTACGTAGAGTAAAGGAAGCCTGCCACATTTTATTATCTATGAAGAGTTTGGGCTGTGCACCTGATTGGATGACTTACTTTCTGGTTGTAAGGCTGCTGTATTTAACTGGCAGAATAGTTAGAGGCAATCGAATTGTGGATGAAATGTTCAATGATGGCCTAGTGCCTAGTTTGAGGTTTTATCATGATTTAATTGGAGTTCTCTGTGGGGTtgatcaagttggccatgcattagCAATGTTTGCCAGAATGAAGAGGAATTGTCCACAAGAATGTGGTCCCATGTATGATTTGTTAATAGAGAAGCTATGCAGGAGTGGTGAATTTGAAAAGGGTAAGCAGCTTTGGGATGAGGCAGTTGAGGCAGGATTCATTCTTCAGTGTTCAGCCAATTTGTTGAATCCAATGAGAACAAGAGTTTTTAAACCAATAAGAAAGCTGACAAAGATGGAATTGGAGGAGTGCAGGAGTGTGCTGAATGCTATCACAAAGGAGGATGAGATTgctacaagaaagaaaagaaagaagcaaaggaAGGGTTCTCGACTTAGAAGGTAA